The Schistocerca nitens isolate TAMUIC-IGC-003100 chromosome 7, iqSchNite1.1, whole genome shotgun sequence genome contains a region encoding:
- the LOC126194777 gene encoding STE20-related kinase adapter protein alpha isoform X3 — MFQPVRTNFQSCCIIGQCCNKGGTVELMRYLPLSTVVAVKRINLDNYDTNGFAEELELLQTELCVSRQLSHPNVLYYHLAFVSGTELLMVSPLMAFGSCQDLIQNHFVGGLPELAIALILRDVLLGLEYIHKKGFIHRAIRASHILVSSSGRACLSGLRYSYNIVRDGRRVNTVHSFPNSTQKNLNWLSPEVLEQNLKGYNESSDIYSIGITLCELANGVEPFSGMPTTLMLMEKVRGSVPQLLDVSTVSFFKEYGFSPQPCGLLCEDEVTEEEEEDEIRGDPELLFVSESLSDLEIAPLKWNF; from the exons ATGTTCCAGCCtgtacgtacaaattttcagtcctgCTGCATAATAGGACAATGTTGCAATAAAGGTGGAACAGTAGAGCTAATGAGGTATTTACCTCTTAGCACTGTGGTTGCTGTGAAAAGAATCAATTTAGACAATTATGATACAAATGGCTTTGCAGAAGAATTAGAGCTTTTGCAG ACTGAACTCTGCGTTTCACGACAGCTTTCACATCCTAACGTGCTGTATTATCACCTAGCGTTTGTGTCGGGCACTGAACTGTTAATGGTATCACCATTGATGGCCTTTGGTTCATGCCAAGATTTAATACAGAATCATTTTGTTGGTGGTTTACCGGAACTTGCAATTGCTTTAATCCTCAGAGATGTTCTTCTTGGTCTCGAATACATTCACAAGAAAGGATTTATTCACAG GGCCATCAGAGCAAGTCACATATTAGTTTCATCTAGTGGAAGGGCCTGTTTATCAGGGCTCAGGTATTCTTACAACATCGTGAGGGATGGAAGAAGAGTGAATACCGTGCATTCATTTCCAAACAGTACGCAGAAAAATTTGAACTGGCTGAGCCCAGAAGTACTGGAACAG AACCTCAAAGGTTACAATGAAAGTTCAGATATTTACAGTATTGGCATAACACTCTGTGAGTTGGCTAATGGTGTGGAACCCTTCTCTGGTATGCCCACAACATTGATGTTAATGGAAAAAGTCCGTGGCTCTGTTCCACAGCTTTTGGATGTCTCCACAGTTTCGTTTTTTAAGGAATATGGGTTTTCTCCTCAGCCTTGTGGTTTGTTGTGCGAGGATGaagtaacagaagaagaagaagaagatgaaattaGAG